The Pseudomonas wenzhouensis genome has a segment encoding these proteins:
- a CDS encoding ATP-binding protein has product MGVNPRRWLPRSLLGRMLLLTLLAILAAQTLSSAIWLSQLRATQLEGLVTTARSLAHSMSASVRYFRSLPVNYRPLVLDQLRSMGGTRFVVSLNDRPLQMKVLPTTPRKQAVTESVTEVLRQALGNAADISVTFVSPDDLRIFNGGLKLDELPRSWAHYALTLEPVNPPVLVTQIQLAPGEWLYIASLLPEPYTSLEEPILPTQQLWFILLTTAFLLLFIGLLVHLQSRPLKRLARTARHLSLGAEVEPVAEGGGREVVEVARAFNAMRERISRYLTERSQLFSAISHDLRTPITRLRLRVELLDDESLQSKFGRDLDDLELLVKGALQCVKDTDIHENIEPVDLNHLLHGLTEPYLGSGRVTLDGAARDLYPGKPLALRRCIGNLLDNALKYGERAHLHIEDDAEAFVLHVDDEGPGVPEQKLEQVFEPHFRLASQQQGYGMGLGIARNLAHSHGGELSLRNLRDGGLRVTLWLPRQSR; this is encoded by the coding sequence ATGGGCGTTAATCCGCGGCGCTGGCTGCCGCGCTCGCTGCTCGGGCGCATGCTGCTGCTCACCCTGCTGGCGATTCTCGCGGCGCAAACGCTGTCCAGCGCCATCTGGCTGTCGCAACTGCGTGCCACCCAGCTCGAAGGCCTGGTCACCACCGCGCGCAGCCTGGCGCATTCGATGTCGGCCAGCGTGCGTTACTTCCGTTCGCTGCCGGTGAATTATCGGCCGCTGGTGCTCGACCAGTTGCGCAGCATGGGCGGCACGCGCTTCGTGGTCAGCCTCAACGACCGGCCGCTGCAGATGAAGGTGCTGCCGACCACACCGCGCAAGCAGGCGGTGACCGAATCGGTGACTGAAGTGCTGCGCCAGGCGCTGGGCAATGCCGCCGACATTTCGGTGACCTTCGTCAGCCCGGATGATCTGCGCATCTTCAACGGCGGCCTGAAACTCGACGAACTGCCGCGTTCCTGGGCGCATTACGCGCTGACCCTGGAGCCGGTCAATCCTCCGGTGCTGGTGACGCAGATCCAACTGGCACCAGGGGAGTGGCTGTACATCGCCTCGTTGCTGCCTGAGCCCTACACCAGCCTGGAGGAACCCATACTGCCGACCCAGCAGCTGTGGTTCATTCTCCTGACCACGGCCTTCCTGCTGCTGTTCATCGGCTTGCTGGTGCACCTGCAGAGTCGCCCGCTCAAGCGCCTGGCACGCACCGCGCGGCACCTGTCGCTGGGCGCCGAGGTGGAGCCGGTGGCCGAGGGCGGCGGTCGCGAGGTGGTAGAGGTGGCCCGCGCGTTCAACGCCATGCGCGAACGCATCAGCCGCTACCTGACCGAGCGCAGCCAGTTGTTCAGCGCCATTTCCCATGACCTGCGCACACCCATCACGCGCTTGCGCCTGCGTGTCGAACTGCTCGACGACGAAAGCCTGCAAAGTAAGTTCGGCCGCGACTTGGACGATCTGGAGCTGCTGGTCAAAGGCGCGCTGCAATGCGTGAAGGACACCGACATCCACGAGAACATCGAGCCGGTGGACCTCAACCACCTGCTGCATGGGTTGACCGAACCCTACCTCGGCTCGGGCCGGGTGACCCTCGATGGCGCAGCGCGTGATCTGTATCCCGGCAAGCCGCTGGCGCTGCGCCGCTGTATCGGCAACCTGCTGGACAACGCCCTGAAGTACGGCGAGCGCGCGCACCTGCACATCGAGGATGACGCCGAGGCGTTCGTCCTGCATGTCGATGACGAGGGGCCGGGCGTGCCCGAGCAGAAGCTTGAGCAGGTGTTCGAACCGCATTTCCGTCTGGCCAGCCAGCAACAGGGCTACGGCATGGGGCTCGGTATTGCGCGCAACCTGGCACATAGCCATGGCGGCGAGCTGAGCCTGCGCAACCTGCGCGATGGAGGGCTGCGCGTCACCCTCTGGTTGCCGCGCCAGAGCCGTTGA
- a CDS encoding ABC transporter substrate-binding protein, with protein MKAISRLSRAISLAVLLPLSATAGEVEVLHWWTSGGEKRAADTLQKLVEAQGHKWKDFAVAGGGGEAAMTVLKTRAVSGNPPAAAQIKGPDIQEWGELGLLADLNDVAAEQKWDELLPPQVIEVMKYQGDYVAVPVNVHRVNWLWINPQVFEKAGATPPTTLDEFFAAADKLKAAGFIAIAHGGQPWQDGTVFEDLAFSILGPEGFRKAFVEQDRATLTGDKMVEVFAALQKLRGYIDADAAGRDWNSATGLVIDGKAGMQIMGDWAKSEWTAAGKVAGKDYECLAFPGTQGSFAFNIDSLAMFKLNNADNRKAQEDLARTVMGNEFQEFFNQNKGSIPVRMDQDMSSFDACAQKSMADFKEAAADGGLQPSLAHGMAASSYVQGAVFDVVTNFFNDPKADPKRAAQQLAAAIQAVQ; from the coding sequence ATGAAAGCGATCTCTCGCTTGTCCCGTGCCATCTCCCTCGCTGTTCTGCTGCCCCTGTCTGCCACTGCCGGTGAAGTCGAAGTGCTGCACTGGTGGACCTCCGGTGGCGAAAAGCGCGCCGCCGATACCCTGCAGAAACTGGTCGAAGCCCAGGGCCACAAATGGAAGGATTTCGCCGTGGCCGGTGGTGGTGGTGAAGCGGCCATGACCGTGCTGAAGACCCGCGCCGTATCCGGCAACCCGCCCGCCGCGGCGCAGATCAAGGGCCCGGATATCCAGGAGTGGGGCGAGCTGGGCCTGCTTGCTGACCTCAACGATGTCGCTGCCGAGCAGAAGTGGGACGAGCTGCTGCCACCGCAGGTGATCGAGGTGATGAAGTACCAGGGCGACTACGTGGCGGTGCCGGTCAACGTGCATCGGGTCAACTGGTTGTGGATCAACCCGCAAGTGTTCGAAAAGGCTGGCGCCACGCCGCCGACCACCCTCGACGAATTTTTCGCTGCTGCCGACAAGCTCAAGGCCGCTGGCTTCATCGCCATCGCCCATGGCGGGCAGCCCTGGCAGGACGGCACCGTGTTCGAGGATCTGGCTTTCAGCATTCTTGGCCCCGAGGGCTTTCGCAAGGCCTTCGTCGAGCAGGACCGCGCCACCCTGACCGGCGACAAGATGGTCGAAGTCTTCGCTGCTCTGCAGAAGCTGCGTGGCTACATCGATGCCGATGCCGCAGGGCGCGACTGGAACAGCGCCACTGGCCTGGTGATCGACGGCAAGGCCGGCATGCAGATCATGGGTGACTGGGCCAAGAGCGAGTGGACCGCCGCCGGCAAGGTCGCTGGCAAGGACTACGAATGCCTGGCCTTCCCTGGCACCCAGGGCAGCTTCGCCTTCAATATCGACTCGCTGGCGATGTTCAAGCTGAACAACGCCGACAACCGCAAGGCCCAGGAAGACCTGGCGCGTACGGTGATGGGCAACGAGTTCCAGGAATTCTTCAACCAGAACAAGGGCTCGATCCCGGTGCGCATGGACCAGGACATGAGCAGCTTCGACGCCTGCGCGCAGAAGTCCATGGCCGACTTCAAGGAGGCCGCCGCCGATGGCGGTCTGCAGCCGAGCCTGGCCCACGGCATGGCCGCCTCCAGCTACGTGCAGGGCGCGGTATTCGATGTGGTGACCAACTTCTTCAACGACCCCAAGGCCGACCCGAAGCGCGCCGCCCAGCAACTGGCGGCGGCGATCCAGGCGGTGCAGTGA
- a CDS encoding carbohydrate ABC transporter permease, which translates to MSSNAVITKASPLDVLQRWLPKLVLAPSMVIVLVGFYGYIGWTFLLSFTNSRFMPSYNFVGLQQYARLWDNDRWWVASQNLLVFGGLFIAISLIIGVFLAVLLDQRIRREGFIRTIFLYPMALSMIVTGTAWKWLLNPGLGLDKLLRDWGWEGFRFDWLVDPDRVVYCLVMAAVWQSSGFVMALFLAGLRSVDQSIIRAAQVDGASLPSVYLRIVLPSLGPVFFSALMILAHIAIKSFDLVASMTAGGPGYASDLPAMFMYAHTFTRGQMGLGAASAMLMLGAVLAILVPYLYSELRGKRHE; encoded by the coding sequence ATGAGTTCAAACGCAGTCATCACCAAAGCCTCACCGCTGGACGTCCTGCAGCGCTGGCTGCCCAAGCTGGTGCTGGCGCCGAGCATGGTCATCGTGCTGGTGGGCTTCTACGGCTACATCGGCTGGACCTTCCTGCTGTCGTTCACCAACTCGCGCTTCATGCCCAGCTACAACTTCGTCGGGCTGCAGCAGTACGCGCGGCTGTGGGACAACGATCGCTGGTGGGTGGCGAGCCAGAACCTGCTGGTCTTCGGCGGCCTGTTCATCGCCATCAGCCTGATCATTGGCGTGTTCCTGGCGGTGCTGCTGGATCAGCGCATCCGCCGCGAAGGCTTTATCCGCACCATCTTTCTCTACCCCATGGCACTGTCGATGATCGTCACCGGCACCGCCTGGAAGTGGCTGCTCAACCCCGGCCTGGGCCTGGACAAGCTGCTGCGTGACTGGGGCTGGGAGGGCTTTCGCTTCGATTGGCTGGTGGACCCGGATCGCGTCGTCTACTGCCTGGTGATGGCCGCGGTGTGGCAGTCCTCGGGGTTCGTCATGGCGCTGTTTCTCGCCGGACTGCGCAGCGTCGATCAATCGATCATCCGCGCCGCCCAGGTCGACGGCGCCAGCCTGCCGAGCGTCTACCTGCGCATCGTCCTGCCGAGCCTGGGCCCGGTGTTCTTCAGCGCGCTGATGATCCTCGCCCATATCGCCATCAAGAGCTTCGACCTGGTCGCCTCGATGACCGCTGGCGGCCCCGGCTACGCCTCCGACCTGCCGGCGATGTTCATGTACGCCCACACCTTCACCCGCGGCCAGATGGGCCTCGGCGCCGCCAGCGCGATGCTGATGCTCGGCGCGGTGCTGGCGATTTTGGTGCCGTATCTGTATTCCGAATTGCGAGGCAAACGCCATGAATGA
- a CDS encoding carbohydrate ABC transporter permease, with amino-acid sequence MNDVSVAQRRSSDVLLPPGEGGAKRRIRAFSFSRIAIHTTLILACAVYLVPLLVMLLTSFKTPDDIRSGNLLSIPDVFTVIGWVKAWDGVGGYFWNSVKITIPAVLISTLLGALNGYVLAMWRFRGSQLFFGLLLFGCFLPFQVILLPASFTLGQLGLANTTEGLVLVHVVYGLAFTTLFFRNFYVSIPEALVRAARLDGAGFFTIFGRILLPMSVPIIMVCLIWQFTQIWNDFLFGVVFASGDTQPITVALNNLVNTSTGAKEYNVDMAAAMIAGLPTLLVYILAGKYFLRGLTAGSVKG; translated from the coding sequence ATGAATGATGTGAGCGTCGCGCAGCGACGATCTTCTGATGTCCTTCTCCCCCCGGGAGAAGGTGGCGCGAAGCGCCGGATAAGGGCATTCAGCTTCAGCCGTATAGCCATCCACACCACTCTGATCCTGGCCTGCGCGGTATACCTGGTGCCGCTGCTGGTGATGCTGCTGACCAGCTTCAAGACCCCCGACGACATCCGCAGCGGCAACCTGCTGTCGATCCCGGACGTGTTCACCGTCATCGGCTGGGTCAAGGCCTGGGACGGTGTCGGCGGCTACTTCTGGAACTCGGTAAAGATCACCATCCCGGCGGTGCTGATCTCCACGCTGCTCGGCGCGCTGAACGGCTACGTGCTGGCCATGTGGCGCTTTCGCGGTTCGCAGCTGTTCTTCGGCCTGCTGCTGTTCGGCTGCTTCCTGCCGTTCCAGGTGATCCTGTTGCCGGCGTCCTTCACCCTCGGCCAGCTCGGCCTGGCCAATACCACCGAGGGCCTGGTGCTGGTGCACGTGGTCTACGGCCTGGCTTTCACCACGCTGTTCTTCCGCAACTTCTACGTGAGCATTCCCGAGGCGCTGGTGCGCGCCGCGCGTCTGGATGGCGCAGGGTTCTTCACCATCTTCGGACGCATCCTGCTGCCGATGTCGGTGCCGATCATCATGGTCTGCCTGATCTGGCAGTTCACCCAGATCTGGAACGACTTCCTCTTCGGCGTGGTGTTCGCCAGCGGCGACACCCAGCCGATCACCGTGGCGCTGAACAACCTGGTCAATACCAGCACCGGAGCCAAGGAATACAACGTCGACATGGCCGCCGCGATGATCGCCGGGCTGCCCACGCTGCTGGTCTACATCCTGGCCGGCAAATACTTCCTGCGCGGTCTCACTGCCGGCTCGGTGAAAGGCTGA
- a CDS encoding ABC transporter ATP-binding protein produces MATLELRNVNKSYGSGLADTLKNIELAIDSGEFLILVGPSGCGKSTLMNCIAGLEDISGGAILVDGADISGMSPKDRDIAMVFQSYALYPTMTVKDNIAFGLKMRKLPPAEIEAEVARVAKLLQIEHLLTRKPGQLSGGQQQRVAMGRALARRPKIYLFDEPLSNLDAKLRVEMRTEIKLMHQRLKTTTVYVTHDQIEAMTLGDKVAVMKDGIIQQFGTPQEIYNDPANQFVASFIGSPPMNFIPLRTQVRDGQCFGLLDSGQARCELPLGAAAELEGRELILGVRPEQIQLAGAGLTLPSLRAEVEVVEPTGPDTLVFVSLNQTKVCCRLAPDAAPQAGSSLDLQFDPARVLLFDATSGERLRPGKRQATDNKVAQFKLG; encoded by the coding sequence ATGGCTACCCTCGAACTGCGCAACGTCAACAAATCCTACGGCAGCGGCCTGGCGGATACCCTGAAGAACATCGAACTGGCCATCGACTCCGGCGAGTTTCTGATCCTGGTCGGCCCCTCCGGCTGTGGCAAATCCACTTTGATGAACTGCATCGCCGGCCTGGAGGACATCAGCGGCGGAGCGATTCTGGTGGACGGCGCCGACATCAGCGGCATGAGCCCGAAGGATCGCGACATCGCCATGGTGTTTCAGTCCTACGCGCTGTACCCGACCATGACGGTGAAGGACAACATCGCCTTCGGCCTGAAGATGCGCAAGTTGCCGCCGGCCGAGATCGAAGCCGAAGTGGCGCGGGTGGCCAAGCTGCTGCAGATCGAGCATCTGCTGACGCGCAAGCCCGGCCAGCTCTCCGGCGGCCAGCAGCAGCGCGTGGCCATGGGCCGGGCGTTGGCGCGGCGACCGAAGATCTACCTGTTCGACGAGCCGCTGTCGAACCTCGACGCCAAGCTGCGCGTGGAGATGCGCACCGAAATCAAGCTGATGCACCAGCGCCTGAAGACCACCACGGTGTACGTCACCCACGACCAGATCGAGGCCATGACCCTGGGCGACAAGGTGGCGGTGATGAAGGACGGCATCATTCAGCAGTTCGGCACCCCGCAAGAGATCTACAACGACCCGGCCAACCAGTTCGTCGCCAGCTTCATCGGTTCGCCACCGATGAACTTCATCCCGCTGCGCACGCAGGTACGCGATGGCCAGTGCTTCGGTTTGCTCGACTCCGGGCAGGCGCGCTGCGAGCTGCCGCTTGGCGCGGCGGCGGAGCTGGAAGGGCGTGAGCTGATCCTCGGCGTGCGTCCCGAGCAGATCCAGCTGGCCGGCGCCGGCTTGACGCTGCCGAGCCTGCGTGCCGAGGTCGAGGTGGTCGAGCCCACCGGCCCGGACACCCTGGTGTTCGTCAGCCTCAACCAGACCAAGGTGTGCTGCCGCCTGGCCCCGGACGCCGCGCCGCAGGCTGGCAGCAGCCTCGACCTGCAGTTCGATCCGGCGCGCGTGCTGCTGTTCGACGCCACCAGCGGCGAGCGCCTGCGCCCGGGAAAGCGCCAGGCCACTGACAACAAGGTGGCCCAGTTCAAGCTCGGTTAG
- a CDS encoding maltoporin codes for MKTTQQTLTCSVGVPCLLALALATPQAQAVEFSGYVRSGIGGADTGGTQQCFQLPGAQSKYRLGNECEQYVELDLRQDLFRLDDGSVISVEGMAQLYNQYGHTPKFTGDYGFARMNQMYAEWSNMPALNGGSLWAGRRFYKRNDIHISDFYYWNQSATGFGIDEMKIGDLKYSYVFSRKDNYDQEPYINRHDFNVGGFQVNPGGELEVGVSYIDKPDSTDANSGWAVTAQHKQQGFLGGVNTIALQYGRGPGTALGYTGDPTLDSSSSSWRLVEFFDFQMTPRLGGQVQLVYQKDKRPDGADQNWLSIGGRTSYAFTEQFKLVGEIGRDQVEAPGGTRKLTKFTVAPTWSPAGPGFWERPEIRLYYTYASWNRAAQQAANLLADGSALSENGAFGSARNGSNFGVQVEYWWK; via the coding sequence ATGAAGACCACACAGCAAACCCTCACCTGTTCTGTCGGCGTTCCCTGCCTGCTGGCACTGGCGTTGGCCACGCCGCAGGCACAGGCTGTCGAGTTCAGCGGCTATGTGCGCAGCGGTATCGGCGGCGCGGATACCGGCGGCACGCAGCAGTGTTTCCAGTTGCCGGGCGCACAGTCCAAATATCGCCTGGGTAACGAGTGCGAACAGTACGTCGAGCTGGATTTGCGCCAGGACTTGTTTCGCCTGGACGACGGCTCGGTAATCAGCGTCGAGGGCATGGCCCAGCTCTACAACCAGTACGGCCATACGCCCAAGTTCACCGGCGACTACGGCTTCGCGCGGATGAACCAGATGTACGCCGAGTGGAGCAACATGCCGGCGCTCAATGGCGGTTCGCTGTGGGCCGGGCGGCGTTTCTACAAACGTAACGACATCCATATCTCCGACTTCTACTACTGGAACCAGAGCGCTACCGGTTTCGGTATCGACGAGATGAAGATCGGCGACCTCAAGTACAGCTACGTGTTCTCGCGCAAGGACAACTACGACCAGGAGCCCTACATCAACCGCCACGATTTCAACGTCGGCGGCTTCCAGGTCAACCCCGGCGGCGAGCTGGAAGTGGGCGTCAGTTACATCGACAAGCCGGACAGCACCGACGCCAACAGCGGCTGGGCGGTGACTGCGCAGCACAAACAGCAGGGCTTCCTCGGCGGCGTCAATACCATCGCTCTGCAATACGGGCGCGGGCCGGGCACCGCGCTGGGTTACACCGGTGATCCGACCCTGGACAGCAGCAGTAGCAGCTGGCGTCTGGTGGAGTTCTTCGACTTCCAGATGACTCCGCGTCTTGGCGGCCAGGTGCAGCTGGTCTACCAGAAGGACAAGCGCCCGGACGGTGCGGACCAGAACTGGCTGTCCATCGGTGGCCGCACCAGCTACGCCTTTACCGAGCAGTTCAAGCTGGTCGGCGAGATCGGCCGCGATCAGGTCGAGGCGCCCGGCGGTACACGTAAGCTGACCAAGTTCACCGTTGCCCCGACCTGGTCGCCCGCCGGCCCCGGCTTCTGGGAGCGCCCGGAAATCCGCCTGTACTACACCTACGCCAGCTGGAACCGAGCCGCGCAGCAGGCCGCCAACCTGCTGGCCGACGGCTCGGCCTTATCCGAGAACGGCGCCTTCGGCAGCGCACGCAACGGCTCGAACTTCGGCGTGCAGGTGGAGTATTGGTGGAAGTAG
- the mapR gene encoding GntR family transcriptional regulator MpaR (MapR regulates genes involved in Pseudomonas quinolone signal (PQS) production and anthranilate metabolism), with amino-acid sequence MKRYEKFADEIAELIRTGVLGPGEKVPSVRHASRTYGVSPSTVFQAYYLLEDRGLIQARARSGYFVREHAKRPLHEPELTAHAAQTTEVDVSELVFSVLASLKDPHTVPFGSAFPSPDLFPLPRLAKSMAHALRMLSPHEIIADMTAGNADLRRQIALRYMVSGVMLPMEELVISNGAMEALNLCLQCVTQPGDLVAIESPTFYACLQVLERLQLKAVEIPVHPREGIDLGALSESLKQLPIKACWFMSSLQNPLGASMSEEKKQALYELLVEHQVPLIEDDVYAELYFGSHPPKPVKSFDREGLVMHCSSFSKSLAPGYRIGWVAGGRYAEQIARLKLMTTISPSVPAQAALADYLQHGGYDRHLRKLRHALEMQQSAMLASAARHFPASTRVTRPSGGYFLWFEFPERLDSLQLLRLALAQGISLAPGPIFSASQGFRHCARLNYGHPWNPRSEQAMEVFGRLVAGLL; translated from the coding sequence ATGAAACGCTACGAAAAATTTGCCGACGAGATCGCCGAGCTGATCCGTACCGGCGTGCTCGGCCCCGGCGAGAAGGTGCCCTCGGTGCGCCATGCCAGCCGCACCTATGGCGTCAGCCCCTCCACCGTGTTCCAGGCCTACTACCTGCTGGAAGATCGCGGCCTGATCCAGGCACGCGCGCGTTCCGGCTACTTCGTGCGCGAACACGCCAAACGCCCGCTGCACGAGCCTGAGCTGACCGCCCACGCCGCGCAGACCACCGAGGTCGACGTCAGCGAGCTGGTGTTCTCGGTACTCGCCTCGCTGAAGGACCCGCACACCGTGCCCTTCGGCTCGGCGTTCCCCAGCCCCGACCTGTTCCCGCTGCCGCGTCTGGCCAAGAGCATGGCGCACGCGCTGCGCATGCTCTCGCCGCACGAGATCATCGCCGACATGACCGCCGGTAACGCCGACCTGCGCCGGCAGATTGCCCTGCGCTACATGGTCAGCGGCGTGATGCTGCCGATGGAGGAACTTGTGATCAGCAACGGCGCCATGGAGGCGCTCAACCTCTGCCTGCAGTGCGTGACTCAACCAGGTGACCTGGTGGCCATCGAGTCGCCGACCTTCTACGCCTGCCTGCAGGTGCTGGAGCGCCTGCAGCTCAAGGCCGTGGAAATCCCCGTGCACCCGCGCGAAGGCATCGACCTGGGCGCCCTGTCGGAGAGTCTGAAGCAACTGCCGATCAAGGCCTGCTGGTTCATGAGCAGCCTGCAGAACCCGCTGGGCGCGAGCATGAGCGAGGAGAAGAAGCAGGCGCTGTATGAGTTGCTGGTCGAACACCAGGTACCGCTGATCGAAGACGACGTGTACGCCGAGCTGTACTTCGGCAGCCACCCGCCCAAGCCGGTGAAGAGCTTCGACCGTGAGGGGCTGGTGATGCATTGCAGCTCCTTCTCCAAGAGCCTGGCGCCGGGCTATCGCATCGGCTGGGTGGCAGGCGGGCGCTATGCCGAGCAGATCGCCCGGCTCAAGCTGATGACCACCATCTCGCCGTCGGTGCCAGCCCAGGCAGCGCTGGCCGACTACCTGCAGCACGGCGGCTACGACCGTCACCTGCGCAAGCTGCGCCATGCCCTGGAGATGCAGCAGAGCGCCATGCTCGCCTCCGCCGCCCGACACTTCCCCGCCAGCACGCGGGTCACGCGACCTTCGGGTGGCTACTTCCTCTGGTTCGAATTTCCCGAGCGTCTGGATTCGCTGCAACTGCTGCGCCTGGCGCTGGCCCAGGGCATAAGCCTGGCGCCGGGGCCGATCTTCTCCGCCAGCCAAGGCTTTCGCCACTGCGCGCGACTGAACTACGGCCATCCGTGGAACCCGCGCAGCGAGCAGGCCATGGAAGTGTTCGGGCGCCTGGTTGCGGGATTGCTCTGA
- the ccoG gene encoding cytochrome c oxidase accessory protein CcoG — translation MTDLIPLRAVESIDPAKPIRLTPAQAGGPIHTRSFTGRFRNLRLLGAGLLFLLFFGTAWIDWNGRQAVLWDLENRQFHIFGATFWPQDFILLSAILIIAAFGLFFITVLAGRVWCGYACPQSVWTWVFMRVEQITEGDRGQRIKLDAAPWSLQKLARRSAKHGLWLAVSLVTALAFVGYFTPVRQLTVDLATFEVGATTAFWVLFFTAATYINAGWLREKVCRDMCPYSRFQSVMFDSDTLVISYDAARGETRGPRRKDADYKAEGLGDCIDCTMCVQVCPTGIDIRDGLQLECIGCGACIDACDSVMDKLGYARGLVRYSSENELAGGKTHWLRPRLVGYAAMLAVMIGAFVWALAERPLISLDVTRDRGLFRENALGQIENIYSLKIINKTQQPRSYAISLVEPGDFELHGPRTLNLAPGEIRDLPVSVALTATHNAAGPQTLHFEVRDQADSQSHVSTKSTFLAPLR, via the coding sequence ATGACCGATCTGATCCCCTTGCGCGCCGTCGAGAGCATCGACCCGGCCAAGCCCATTCGCCTGACCCCGGCCCAGGCCGGCGGCCCGATCCACACACGCAGCTTCACCGGGCGCTTTCGTAACCTGCGCCTGCTCGGTGCCGGCCTGCTGTTCCTGCTGTTCTTCGGCACCGCCTGGATCGATTGGAACGGCCGCCAGGCGGTGCTTTGGGACCTGGAGAATCGCCAGTTCCATATCTTCGGCGCGACCTTCTGGCCACAGGATTTCATCCTGCTCTCGGCGATCCTGATCATCGCCGCCTTCGGCCTGTTCTTCATCACCGTGCTGGCCGGTCGCGTCTGGTGCGGCTACGCCTGCCCGCAGAGCGTGTGGACCTGGGTGTTCATGCGTGTCGAGCAGATCACCGAAGGCGACCGCGGCCAGCGCATCAAACTCGACGCCGCGCCATGGTCGCTGCAGAAACTGGCCCGGCGCAGCGCCAAGCACGGCCTTTGGCTGGCGGTGAGCCTGGTCACCGCACTGGCCTTCGTCGGCTACTTCACCCCGGTGCGCCAGTTGACGGTGGACCTGGCGACCTTTGAAGTCGGCGCCACCACCGCGTTCTGGGTGCTGTTCTTCACTGCCGCCACCTATATCAACGCCGGCTGGCTGCGCGAGAAGGTGTGCCGCGACATGTGTCCCTACTCGCGCTTCCAGAGCGTGATGTTCGACAGCGATACCCTGGTCATCTCCTACGACGCCGCCCGTGGCGAAACCCGTGGCCCGCGGCGCAAGGACGCCGACTATAAGGCCGAGGGCCTGGGCGATTGCATCGACTGCACCATGTGCGTACAGGTCTGCCCCACGGGGATCGACATCCGCGATGGCCTGCAACTGGAATGCATCGGCTGCGGCGCCTGCATCGACGCCTGCGACAGCGTGATGGACAAGCTCGGCTATGCCCGCGGCCTGGTGCGCTACAGCTCGGAAAACGAGCTGGCCGGCGGCAAGACCCACTGGCTGCGCCCGCGTCTGGTTGGCTATGCGGCGATGCTCGCAGTGATGATCGGCGCCTTTGTCTGGGCGCTGGCCGAGCGCCCGCTGATCTCGCTGGACGTGACCCGCGACCGCGGCCTGTTCCGCGAGAACGCTCTGGGCCAGATCGAGAACATCTACAGCCTGAAGATCATCAACAAGACCCAGCAGCCGCGCAGCTATGCCATCAGCCTGGTCGAGCCCGGCGACTTCGAGCTGCATGGCCCACGCACGCTGAACCTGGCGCCGGGTGAGATTCGTGATCTGCCGGTCAGCGTCGCGCTAACGGCCACGCACAACGCTGCCGGCCCGCAAACCCTGCATTTCGAGGTACGCGACCAGGCCGATTCGCAGAGCCATGTGAGCACCAAGAGCACCTTCCTCGCGCCGCTGCGCTAG